In Zobellia roscoffensis, the following are encoded in one genomic region:
- a CDS encoding radical SAM protein: MPSKNYTYYDFTLSLCPECLRRVDAKIVFENDKVYMLKNCKEHGKSKVLIADDIEYYKNIRNYNKASEYPKTFNTKTHYGCPYDCGLCPDHEQHSCLTVVELTDRCNLTCPTCYASSSPTYGRHRSVEEIKKMLDVIVKNEGEPDVVQLSGGEPTIHPQFFEIMDYAKTLPIRHLMVNTNGIKIAKDFAFAQRLATYAPDFEIYLQFDSLDNTVLQTLRGADLAETRLKALEHLNKLNLSTTLVVTLQKGLNDHEMGETIDFAVKQKCVRGVTFQPTQVAGRLENFEVDDNRITLTEVRRKILEQSPIFESDDLIPVPCNPDALVMAYALKLGDEVSPLTRYINPDDLLNEGKNTIIYEQDEALHGKMIELFSTGNSVEKASENLKSIMCCLPEIDAPELGYDNLFRIIIMQFIDAHNFDVRAIKKSCVHIVNKDYKIIPFETMNLFYRDDKVTYLEQLQNEMV; this comes from the coding sequence ATGCCGTCAAAAAACTACACCTATTATGATTTTACACTTAGTCTTTGCCCGGAATGTTTACGACGTGTAGATGCTAAAATCGTTTTTGAGAATGATAAGGTATATATGCTCAAAAACTGTAAAGAGCATGGCAAAAGCAAGGTGCTTATTGCAGATGATATAGAATATTACAAGAATATCAGAAACTACAACAAGGCTTCTGAATACCCAAAGACTTTTAATACCAAAACCCATTATGGTTGCCCTTATGATTGTGGCCTTTGCCCAGATCATGAGCAACATTCCTGCCTAACCGTTGTTGAGCTAACCGATCGGTGCAATCTTACGTGCCCTACGTGTTACGCCTCCTCTTCACCCACCTACGGCAGACATCGTTCTGTAGAGGAAATCAAAAAAATGCTAGATGTAATCGTTAAGAACGAAGGCGAACCCGATGTTGTACAGTTAAGTGGTGGCGAACCTACGATACATCCGCAGTTTTTTGAAATAATGGATTATGCCAAAACATTGCCCATTAGGCATTTAATGGTCAACACCAACGGTATTAAAATTGCCAAAGATTTTGCTTTTGCCCAAAGATTAGCAACGTACGCTCCCGATTTTGAAATATATCTACAGTTCGACTCTTTGGATAATACGGTGCTACAAACACTAAGAGGAGCGGATTTAGCCGAAACCCGCTTAAAAGCATTAGAACACCTTAATAAACTTAACCTTTCCACAACACTTGTGGTCACCTTGCAAAAAGGATTGAACGACCACGAAATGGGAGAAACCATAGACTTTGCCGTAAAACAAAAATGTGTTCGAGGGGTAACCTTTCAACCTACTCAAGTTGCCGGTCGTTTAGAAAATTTTGAAGTTGATGACAATAGAATAACCCTAACAGAAGTCCGGAGAAAAATTTTGGAGCAATCACCTATTTTTGAAAGTGACGATCTCATTCCGGTGCCCTGCAACCCAGATGCATTGGTAATGGCATATGCCCTAAAATTAGGAGATGAGGTGAGTCCGCTTACGCGATACATTAATCCAGACGATTTATTGAACGAAGGAAAAAACACTATTATCTATGAACAAGACGAGGCATTGCATGGTAAGATGATAGAACTATTCAGCACTGGAAACTCAGTTGAAAAGGCATCGGAAAACCTGAAAAGCATCATGTGCTGTTTGCCCGAAATTGATGCACCAGAATTAGGGTATGACAATCTATTTCGCATTATCATCATGCAATTTATAGACGCTCATAATTTTGATGTGCGCGCCATTAAAAAGTCATGTGTGCATATTGTAAATAAAGATTATAAAATCATCCCTTTTGAAACAATGAACTTGTTTTATAGAGATGATAAGGTGACGTACTTAGAACAACTACAAAACGAAATGGTATGA
- a CDS encoding prolipoprotein diacylglyceryl transferase family protein, whose amino-acid sequence MNITLPFEPILFGIKWNMHLILEYLAFFIAFRYYVFLRKQSADSITSANRLSIIIGAIFGALLLSRAVAFLENPVIHSQEGWMALMNNKTIMGGLFGGLLGVELAKMIIGEKQSAGDLFTFPIILGIIIGRVGCFLAGTNEFTYGKKTSFFMGMNLGDGLNRHPVALYEVFFLLLLFILLTKIQRNSKSLESGMLFKFFMISYFLFRFFIEFLKPNTFFVVGLSSIQILCLICLLYYQKTIRQATAYAVKKLHLL is encoded by the coding sequence ATGAATATAACCCTGCCTTTTGAGCCTATACTTTTCGGTATAAAATGGAACATGCACCTAATTCTAGAGTATTTGGCATTTTTTATCGCTTTTAGGTATTATGTCTTTCTACGAAAGCAAAGTGCCGATTCCATTACTTCCGCCAATCGGCTTTCTATAATCATTGGTGCAATTTTTGGTGCTTTACTGCTCTCTAGAGCTGTAGCCTTTTTAGAGAACCCAGTAATTCATTCACAAGAAGGGTGGATGGCCTTAATGAACAATAAAACTATAATGGGCGGACTTTTTGGAGGCTTGTTGGGTGTGGAGTTAGCAAAGATGATAATTGGCGAAAAACAGTCTGCAGGAGACCTTTTTACTTTTCCTATAATTCTTGGAATCATCATAGGGAGAGTAGGGTGCTTTTTAGCGGGAACAAACGAATTTACTTATGGTAAAAAGACCTCATTTTTTATGGGAATGAATTTAGGCGATGGTCTAAACAGACACCCTGTGGCACTGTATGAAGTGTTTTTTCTATTACTGTTGTTCATTCTTTTAACAAAGATTCAAAGAAATTCAAAGTCTTTAGAGAGCGGAATGCTTTTCAAATTTTTCATGATCTCATACTTCCTATTTCGCTTCTTTATAGAGTTTCTAAAACCGAACACCTTTTTTGTTGTGGGGCTGAGCAGCATCCAAATATTATGCTTAATTTGTCTATTATACTACCAAAAAACCATTCGCCAAGCCACTGCCTATGCCGTCAAAAAACTACACCTATTATGA
- a CDS encoding ABC transporter permease, with amino-acid sequence MNFPFYIAKRYVRSKSSQNAVNVINFITFLVTVIGSAALFVVLSGFAGLKTFSLSFSNTFDPDLKALPATGKFFSISPDQEEKLQQIEGLAYYSKELEEKVYLKHREKGHIAFIKGIDTNYTNVMGVDSMLLYGTWRINSQEAVAGIGVTNILGVTINQYRNPLVVLALKPGKGSLTQKSLKTKSLVLSGVYSVEENLDKKYVFAELPEVQLLLEKKPNEVSGVNFKVTNVEQLAAVKNQIATVLGDTVLLKDRQELNSTLHRMLNTENLATYLIFTLVLIIALFNVVGAIIMMILDKLQNLKTLYSLGTTLKELRRIYFVQGILVTSLGGIIGLVSASLLIWSQIAFEWLKITPSLAYPVEYQFINVLIVFGTIFILGIIASKIASSRITKKMISI; translated from the coding sequence TTGAATTTTCCGTTCTACATTGCCAAGCGATATGTTCGTTCTAAAAGCAGTCAAAATGCAGTAAACGTCATTAACTTCATTACCTTTTTGGTAACGGTTATTGGCTCTGCTGCTCTTTTTGTAGTGCTTTCTGGTTTTGCAGGACTCAAAACTTTTAGCTTATCCTTCAGTAATACTTTTGATCCTGATTTAAAGGCCTTGCCGGCCACTGGGAAATTTTTTTCTATTTCTCCCGATCAAGAAGAAAAACTCCAACAAATTGAAGGGCTTGCCTACTACTCAAAAGAGCTTGAGGAAAAAGTATATCTAAAGCATCGCGAAAAAGGCCATATTGCTTTTATAAAAGGTATTGACACCAATTACACCAATGTTATGGGTGTTGACAGTATGCTTTTGTACGGCACTTGGCGAATCAATAGCCAAGAAGCTGTTGCCGGTATTGGTGTGACCAATATTCTTGGGGTTACCATTAATCAGTACAGGAACCCTTTGGTGGTCCTTGCCCTAAAGCCAGGTAAAGGCTCGCTTACCCAGAAATCGCTTAAAACCAAATCTCTTGTGCTTAGTGGTGTCTATTCAGTAGAAGAAAATCTGGATAAAAAATATGTTTTTGCAGAACTGCCAGAGGTGCAACTGTTGTTGGAAAAGAAACCCAACGAAGTATCTGGTGTAAACTTCAAAGTCACGAATGTTGAGCAGCTTGCAGCCGTTAAAAATCAGATAGCCACAGTTCTTGGAGATACCGTATTATTAAAAGACCGGCAAGAACTAAACAGTACGTTGCACCGTATGCTCAACACTGAAAATTTAGCTACGTACCTCATCTTTACCCTGGTTTTGATCATTGCGCTTTTTAATGTGGTGGGAGCAATAATTATGATGATACTAGATAAGCTACAAAATCTTAAAACCCTGTATAGCCTTGGTACTACGCTTAAAGAGTTGCGACGAATTTATTTTGTTCAAGGAATATTGGTTACCAGTTTAGGCGGAATAATTGGGCTTGTATCCGCATCACTCTTAATATGGTCGCAAATCGCATTCGAATGGTTGAAAATAACACCTTCTCTTGCCTACCCAGTGGAGTATCAGTTTATAAACGTCCTTATTGTTTTCGGAACTATTTTTATTCTGGGAATCATCGCCTCAAAAATTGCGAGTAGCAGAATTACCAAGAAAATGATTTCAATTTAA
- the mce gene encoding methylmalonyl-CoA epimerase, translating into MEKIEHIGIAVHDLEAANERFGKLLGQSHYKIEEVPSEGVRTSFFKTGESKIELLEATEPSGPIAKFLNKNGEGMHHIAFAVDDIEKEMKRLKAEGFTLINEKPKKGADNKLVAFLHPKSSNGVLIELCQEIIK; encoded by the coding sequence TTGGAAAAAATAGAGCATATAGGCATAGCCGTACACGATTTAGAAGCGGCCAATGAACGCTTCGGTAAGCTTTTAGGACAATCGCACTATAAGATTGAAGAAGTGCCCAGTGAAGGCGTCCGTACCTCATTTTTCAAAACAGGGGAAAGTAAGATAGAACTTTTAGAAGCAACAGAGCCATCGGGACCCATTGCTAAATTTTTGAATAAAAACGGCGAGGGCATGCACCACATAGCTTTTGCTGTAGACGATATTGAAAAAGAAATGAAAAGGTTAAAGGCAGAAGGTTTTACATTAATCAACGAAAAACCAAAAAAAGGAGCTGATAATAAACTAGTTGCTTTTCTACATCCCAAGAGCAGTAACGGGGTGTTGATAGAATTATGTCAAGAAATAATTAAGTAG
- the dusB gene encoding tRNA dihydrouridine synthase DusB, translated as MPKIGDIQLPDFPLLLAPMEDVSDPPFRALCKEQGADVVYTEFISSEGLIRDAAKSVMKLDIYEKERPVGIQIFGANLDSMLQSVEIVEKSKPDIIDINFGCPVKKVVSKGAGAGILKDIDLMVSLTKAMVEHTKLPITVKTRLGWDSDSIKIVEVAERLQDVGCKAIAIHGRTRVQMYKGEADWKPIAQVKNNQRMHIPVFGNGDVDTPEAAVKMRDEYGLDGAMIGRASIGYPWFFNEVKHFFETGTHKAPPTMPERVEAARRHLQMSIDWKGEKLGVFETRRHYTNYFKGIPNFKEHRMKMVTSDDSVDVFAAFDEVLQKFGDYQFTR; from the coding sequence ATGCCAAAAATAGGAGACATACAATTACCTGACTTTCCGTTGCTTCTTGCACCTATGGAAGATGTAAGCGACCCACCTTTTCGTGCGTTATGCAAAGAACAGGGTGCAGATGTGGTGTATACGGAGTTTATTTCTTCGGAAGGATTGATTCGTGATGCTGCCAAAAGCGTAATGAAGTTGGATATTTACGAAAAGGAGAGGCCTGTGGGCATTCAGATTTTCGGTGCTAATCTGGACTCAATGCTGCAATCGGTAGAAATTGTAGAGAAGTCCAAACCGGATATTATCGATATTAATTTTGGCTGTCCCGTTAAAAAAGTGGTCAGTAAAGGTGCCGGTGCCGGAATATTAAAAGATATTGATTTAATGGTTTCGCTCACCAAAGCAATGGTGGAACATACCAAGTTACCGATTACCGTAAAAACCCGTTTGGGGTGGGACAGTGATTCCATAAAAATAGTTGAGGTTGCCGAACGTTTGCAAGATGTAGGCTGTAAAGCGATTGCCATTCACGGTAGAACCCGGGTACAGATGTATAAAGGCGAAGCCGATTGGAAACCTATTGCCCAAGTAAAGAACAACCAGCGCATGCACATTCCTGTTTTCGGAAATGGCGATGTAGACACACCTGAAGCCGCTGTAAAAATGCGCGATGAATACGGCTTGGACGGTGCTATGATCGGTCGTGCCAGTATTGGATATCCGTGGTTTTTCAATGAGGTAAAGCACTTTTTTGAAACCGGAACACACAAAGCACCGCCAACCATGCCAGAACGTGTTGAGGCCGCAAGACGTCATTTGCAAATGTCTATTGATTGGAAAGGAGAAAAACTAGGTGTTTTTGAAACCCGTAGGCACTATACCAATTACTTTAAAGGCATACCTAATTTTAAGGAACACCGTATGAAAATGGTGACCAGTGATGATTCGGTAGATGTATTTGCTGCTTTTGATGAGGTGCTTCAGAAGTTTGGCGATTATCAATTTACTCGATAA
- a CDS encoding helix-turn-helix domain-containing protein, with amino-acid sequence MLTDILQFIGVLFCLFTAFLIRFRLNKDNSFSGHLLATLLFLIAVCNSFYLFIIYGIINYFPYLYKVPAPITFLIFPLSYLYVRAVLNGENSFKKVDAIHLLPFVFFMVNYFPFYIMPLDEKSQMVYEITKDFSKTYIGQDGLLPEWVNISCRALSSILYLILQWHLIITFFKHKTHISSKQFALVKKWVFDLTIIQTVHSVSLIILYIANALMAMNIIPFAHFIHIVLGLFVSGSFLFVSCYLLWSPNLLIGLPYISFKNYDATVNSPKPDIGSVFSELETHLNKTKLFLDPNLKIDTLSRATNIASRKITHTISESDYNNFNDYINQMRIGYAAEKIKDNYLDTYSVEALSLTCGFNSKNAFYRAFKKAYGCTPGQYDSNNLDSDNHTIEP; translated from the coding sequence ATGCTAACGGACATTCTTCAGTTTATCGGAGTGCTATTCTGTCTTTTTACAGCATTTCTTATTCGCTTTCGGCTAAATAAGGATAATTCATTTTCTGGGCACCTTTTAGCTACGCTACTGTTTTTGATTGCCGTTTGCAATAGTTTCTATCTCTTTATTATATATGGTATTATTAACTACTTTCCCTATTTATACAAAGTACCAGCACCTATAACATTTTTAATATTTCCACTGTCCTACCTTTATGTTAGGGCTGTTCTGAACGGAGAAAATTCATTTAAAAAAGTAGATGCCATTCATCTGCTTCCGTTTGTATTCTTTATGGTAAATTATTTTCCGTTTTATATCATGCCTCTTGATGAAAAATCTCAAATGGTATATGAGATAACAAAGGATTTTTCTAAAACCTATATCGGTCAGGACGGGTTGCTCCCTGAATGGGTAAACATTAGTTGTAGGGCACTTTCGTCTATTCTGTATTTAATATTACAGTGGCATTTGATTATCACTTTTTTCAAGCATAAAACACATATTTCCTCTAAACAATTTGCTTTAGTAAAAAAGTGGGTTTTTGACTTGACCATAATACAGACCGTTCATAGCGTGTCATTAATTATTCTGTACATTGCGAATGCGCTTATGGCCATGAACATTATTCCTTTTGCTCATTTCATTCACATTGTTTTAGGTCTTTTCGTATCCGGCAGCTTTCTCTTTGTGTCCTGTTATCTACTTTGGAGCCCAAACCTATTGATAGGTCTACCTTATATATCTTTTAAAAACTACGATGCCACAGTCAATTCACCCAAACCTGATATTGGCTCCGTTTTTTCAGAACTGGAGACTCATCTTAATAAAACAAAACTCTTTTTAGACCCTAACTTAAAAATAGACACGCTTTCCAGAGCCACCAACATAGCCTCCAGAAAGATTACCCATACCATAAGCGAATCTGACTATAATAATTTTAATGATTATATTAATCAAATGCGTATTGGCTACGCCGCAGAAAAAATTAAAGACAATTACTTGGACACGTACTCGGTAGAAGCACTCTCACTCACCTGTGGCTTCAACTCAAAAAATGCTTTCTACAGGGCCTTTAAAAAAGCCTACGGTTGCACACCTGGCCAATATGATTCAAATAATTTAGATTCGGACAACCATACAATAGAGCCATAA
- a CDS encoding LacI family DNA-binding transcriptional regulator, with protein sequence MRDKPTIKDIAKLAKVSIGTVDRVLHDRGDVSKETIQLVKSIMDKVNYVPNTFARNLVLNKNFKIAVLLPKHTKGEYWTEPLNGAKKALKAFKTLGISVNVYLYDQKSKQSFFDTGKQIFNDKNDAVLLAQVLYHETEIFLKKCKLNGIPFVLIGSGQHNSGAISYIGQNSYQGGRLAGELISLGQKKESKFLILNITKAQNPNFNVNERIAGFESYFEDNCGKHCNIEIFSVAQEDKKIIQKIKKKLNSQDNIKGIFVPNSKSFILAKALLPSNQIRIVGYDLLDKNKQLLEDKKIDFLINQRPFEQAFQGIEYLYKFLGMQQQPPQVVSLPLDIVTHEKLMYY encoded by the coding sequence ATGAGAGATAAACCAACAATAAAAGATATTGCTAAGCTTGCAAAGGTTTCTATTGGGACAGTTGATAGAGTTTTACATGATAGAGGGGATGTTTCTAAAGAAACAATTCAGCTAGTTAAGAGCATAATGGATAAAGTTAATTATGTTCCGAATACCTTTGCCAGAAACTTAGTCCTAAATAAAAATTTCAAAATCGCTGTTCTTTTACCTAAACATACAAAGGGGGAATATTGGACTGAACCCCTCAACGGTGCAAAAAAGGCATTGAAAGCCTTTAAAACATTAGGTATTTCAGTGAATGTTTATCTTTATGATCAAAAAAGCAAACAATCTTTCTTTGATACTGGTAAACAAATTTTTAATGATAAAAATGACGCCGTTCTCTTAGCACAAGTACTTTATCACGAAACCGAAATATTTCTGAAGAAATGCAAACTAAATGGAATCCCTTTTGTTTTAATTGGTTCTGGGCAACATAATTCTGGTGCAATTAGCTACATAGGTCAAAATTCATATCAGGGCGGAAGACTTGCTGGAGAACTAATTAGCTTGGGTCAGAAAAAAGAATCAAAATTTTTAATTCTAAATATCACCAAAGCCCAGAATCCCAACTTCAATGTAAACGAAAGAATAGCAGGTTTTGAGTCGTATTTTGAGGACAATTGTGGTAAACATTGTAACATTGAGATATTTTCTGTAGCACAAGAAGATAAAAAAATAATACAAAAAATTAAGAAGAAACTAAACTCGCAAGATAATATCAAAGGAATATTCGTTCCTAACTCTAAATCTTTTATTTTGGCCAAAGCCCTACTTCCCTCGAACCAGATTCGTATTGTTGGATATGATCTTCTAGATAAAAATAAACAACTGTTAGAGGACAAAAAGATAGACTTTCTAATAAATCAAAGACCTTTTGAACAGGCTTTTCAGGGTATAGAATATTTATACAAATTTCTGGGAATGCAGCAACAACCTCCACAGGTAGTTAGTTTACCCCTTGATATTGTTACACATGAAAAGTTAATGTATTACTAA
- the rbfA gene encoding 30S ribosome-binding factor RbfA, with the protein METQRQKKIAGVIQEDIVDILQRAAIDGGLKGTLISVSKVSVTTDLSIAKVYISIFPNKDASELMEGIKSNQPLIKHELAQRTKNQLRRVPELLFFLDDSLDYIENIEKSLKREENPIENRDLLDKRKKM; encoded by the coding sequence ATGGAAACACAACGACAGAAAAAGATTGCGGGGGTCATACAAGAAGATATCGTAGATATTCTACAGCGTGCCGCCATTGATGGTGGGTTGAAAGGTACGTTGATTTCGGTTTCAAAAGTTTCGGTAACGACCGACCTTTCTATTGCCAAAGTATATATCAGTATTTTCCCGAACAAAGATGCAAGTGAGCTTATGGAAGGAATAAAGTCCAATCAGCCGCTTATTAAGCATGAATTGGCGCAGCGCACCAAAAACCAATTGCGAAGGGTTCCTGAGCTATTGTTCTTTTTAGATGATTCTTTGGATTATATCGAAAATATTGAGAAATCACTGAAACGGGAAGAAAACCCTATTGAGAACAGAGACCTGTTGGACAAAAGAAAAAAGATGTAA
- a CDS encoding outer membrane beta-barrel protein, which produces MKNFICPLFFLLSFNCLLYSQDFVISGTVKSQEDNAVSFANVLLLSATDSSVINGTSTDESGTFKMKGITAGNYLIKASFIGNESAIKAVQLNADMEIEPLILDDADQELDEVIVTSLKPRLERKIDRLVFNIENTAYADGDVWDVLKITPSVMVIGENLSVKGSTSVGILINGRKVNIPHDDIVNLLSGTSAGNVQSIEVITNPPAKYSAEESALINIVMKKNIIAGYNGAIYNKYIQGVLPKHTIGTDHFFKGKKTQLSLNYSFKQDRDVSYYTDITNFTEDNTISTWSAEQEYLNNSKQHNLSVFFDYDINEKSRLSFTTITLWQPSRNRVYDTDTDVVGDDEFSRFHTLNNSEIQKLNTSYYIDYIYDLNEKGAQLSFNGHYTYYDHTRDQILESIFYDTNGTLSGNNDFTTDSEQEINLYSFQGDYESPVGDSGRVGAGLRYAGISSKSSITQQGFDRDQPGIDPSEVGNFDYDESIYAAYISYSGKWEHWKMKSGLRAEYAKTEGELDTDVLSVERHNLQFFPSFSIQYIPNENHSFDLYYFRKISRPRYNNVNPFQTFQSTFSTIEGDPELLPATRYYIAGGYTFDKSYTVELFYKKAKNGLSELIFQNNDNNLLQFISSNVAQETSYGIDFSVNKSFSNFYNCYLLTSFYSETFNFINISTNSMVELDQLGWFIRNSNSFSFLDDKSLTVDLNLVYTTAMLSGNTKFDAFGALNLMARKTLYDKRLSISLGVEDIFNQGNQFNTRHYQDQNGTSLKRGENRLLVMGLRYKFGNSKMRDNKKSKRVDERNRI; this is translated from the coding sequence GTGAAAAACTTTATTTGCCCCTTATTTTTTCTACTATCCTTTAACTGCCTACTTTATTCCCAAGACTTTGTCATTTCGGGTACAGTAAAGAGTCAGGAAGATAATGCTGTTTCTTTTGCAAACGTTTTACTATTGAGTGCAACAGATTCTTCTGTAATCAATGGAACCTCTACTGACGAAAGCGGAACTTTTAAGATGAAAGGCATTACTGCAGGAAACTATTTAATCAAGGCTAGTTTTATTGGTAACGAGAGTGCTATAAAAGCGGTTCAATTGAATGCTGATATGGAAATAGAACCATTAATTCTGGACGATGCGGACCAAGAGTTAGATGAGGTGATTGTTACTTCCCTTAAACCTAGGTTAGAACGAAAAATAGACCGATTGGTTTTTAACATCGAAAACACAGCCTATGCAGATGGTGATGTTTGGGATGTACTTAAAATAACACCAAGTGTAATGGTTATTGGTGAAAACCTGAGTGTTAAGGGTAGTACATCAGTAGGTATCTTAATTAATGGGAGAAAAGTAAATATTCCTCATGATGATATTGTAAACCTACTATCTGGTACTTCTGCTGGTAATGTGCAAAGTATTGAGGTAATAACCAATCCTCCTGCTAAGTATAGTGCAGAGGAAAGTGCACTCATCAATATTGTGATGAAGAAGAATATAATTGCAGGTTATAACGGTGCAATCTATAATAAATACATTCAAGGGGTGCTTCCCAAACACACCATAGGTACGGACCATTTTTTTAAGGGAAAGAAAACCCAACTATCACTTAATTATAGTTTTAAGCAAGATAGAGATGTTAGTTATTATACGGATATCACAAATTTTACTGAAGACAATACCATTTCTACGTGGTCTGCAGAGCAAGAATATCTCAATAATAGTAAGCAACATAACCTTTCCGTTTTTTTCGATTATGATATAAATGAAAAAAGCAGGTTGAGCTTTACTACCATAACCTTATGGCAACCTAGTAGAAATCGTGTTTACGATACAGATACTGATGTAGTAGGCGATGATGAATTTTCTCGTTTTCACACATTAAACAATTCCGAAATACAGAAACTGAACACTTCTTATTATATAGATTATATATATGATTTAAATGAAAAGGGAGCCCAACTTTCGTTTAATGGTCATTATACCTATTATGACCATACAAGAGACCAAATACTAGAGTCTATCTTTTATGATACGAACGGAACGCTCTCTGGAAATAATGATTTTACAACGGATTCTGAGCAAGAAATCAACCTGTATAGTTTTCAAGGCGATTACGAATCACCGGTTGGAGATTCTGGTAGAGTTGGAGCAGGTTTACGCTATGCGGGAATATCTTCTAAGAGCAGTATAACGCAACAAGGTTTTGATAGGGACCAACCAGGAATTGACCCGTCTGAAGTGGGGAATTTTGATTATGACGAATCTATTTACGCAGCCTATATTTCCTATTCGGGTAAGTGGGAGCATTGGAAAATGAAATCTGGTTTGCGAGCAGAGTATGCCAAAACGGAAGGGGAGCTGGATACCGATGTTTTGTCTGTGGAACGTCATAATCTTCAGTTTTTCCCATCTTTTTCCATTCAGTATATACCAAATGAAAATCACAGTTTTGATTTATATTATTTTAGAAAAATTAGTAGGCCACGTTATAATAATGTAAATCCATTTCAAACCTTTCAAAGTACGTTTTCTACTATTGAAGGAGATCCTGAATTATTGCCTGCCACGAGATACTATATTGCTGGCGGATATACTTTTGATAAAAGCTATACGGTAGAGCTGTTTTATAAAAAAGCGAAAAACGGATTGTCTGAGCTTATTTTTCAAAATAACGACAATAATCTGCTGCAATTTATTTCATCTAACGTGGCACAAGAAACGTCTTATGGAATAGACTTTTCAGTAAATAAGAGTTTCTCTAACTTTTATAATTGCTATCTGCTTACTAGTTTTTATAGTGAAACTTTCAATTTCATTAATATAAGTACCAATAGTATGGTAGAGTTGGACCAACTAGGCTGGTTTATACGAAACAGTAATAGTTTTAGCTTTTTGGATGATAAATCTTTAACGGTAGACCTTAATCTTGTTTACACAACGGCCATGTTGTCTGGCAATACAAAATTTGATGCTTTTGGGGCATTGAACTTAATGGCTAGGAAAACCTTATATGACAAAAGATTAAGTATTTCTTTAGGAGTTGAGGATATTTTCAATCAGGGTAATCAGTTTAATACCAGACATTATCAAGATCAAAATGGCACTTCGTTAAAAAGAGGAGAGAACCGTTTGCTAGTCATGGGGCTACGCTACAAATTTGGTAACTCCAAAATGCGGGATAATAAGAAATCCAAAAGGGTAGACGAGCGCAACCGAATTTAG